In the candidate division WWE3 bacterium genome, one interval contains:
- the rpmG gene encoding 50S ribosomal protein L33, which produces MATKSPRVFLHLVCETCKNQNYTTKKNKVENTEKLVLQKYCSTCRKHTSHKETQKVK; this is translated from the coding sequence ATGGCTACTAAGTCACCGCGGGTTTTCTTGCATTTAGTTTGTGAGACCTGCAAAAATCAAAATTACACTACCAAAAAGAACAAAGTCGAAAACACCGAGAAGTTGGTGCTTCAGAAATATTGCTCGACTTGCCGCAAGCACACCAGTCACAAAGAAACCCAGAAGGTTAAATAA